A genome region from Pseudomonas anguilliseptica includes the following:
- a CDS encoding GNAT family N-acetyltransferase, translated as MSLNIRPATAADAALILRFITDLAIYEKAEHEVQTGAAGIEASLFGPESSTRALICEHDGQPIGYAVYFFNYSTWLGKHGLYLEDLYVSPEKRGVGAGKALLRHLAQLAVDKGCGRFEWAVLDWNQPAIDFYQAFGARPQDEWTTYRLTGQALLDFAQG; from the coding sequence ATGTCCCTGAATATCCGCCCCGCCACCGCCGCTGACGCTGCTCTGATCCTGCGCTTTATCACCGACCTGGCGATCTACGAGAAAGCCGAGCATGAAGTGCAGACCGGCGCTGCCGGCATCGAGGCAAGCCTGTTCGGCCCAGAGAGCAGCACCCGCGCCCTGATCTGCGAGCATGACGGCCAACCCATTGGCTATGCCGTTTACTTTTTCAACTACTCGACCTGGCTGGGCAAGCACGGGCTGTACCTTGAAGATCTTTACGTCAGCCCGGAAAAGCGCGGCGTGGGCGCCGGCAAAGCGCTGCTGCGCCACCTTGCGCAGCTGGCCGTGGACAAAGGCTGTGGCCGTTTCGAGTGGGCCGTGCTGGACTGGAACCAGCCAGCCATTGATTTCTACCAGGCGTTCGGCGCCCGCCCGCAGGACGAATGGACCACCTACCGCCTTACCGGCCAGGCTTTGCTGGACTTTGCCCAAGGCTGA